The following coding sequences are from one Venturia canescens isolate UGA chromosome 5, ASM1945775v1, whole genome shotgun sequence window:
- the LOC122411632 gene encoding spermine oxidase-like, producing MAGLSAAHRLVQCGLQNFTILEATDRPGGRIHSCWLGDVVAEMGATWIEGGCVANPVFTLAAQEGLLKGPLVRREPGKGLFCTSDGRAIDLPVSITAYHTFRQIEQQAASLFTLGCGRAHGSLLNFIGVRIQQELHNFPEDQRYDAARVMYGLSNCVRCRCGEDLSMVSADQFGSYIEIPGGNVRVPLGYVGVLAPLLRDLPNCSLRYCKPVSCVRWGAVSDSCPRAVVKCCDGEEFSADYVIVSVPLGVLKHQHDKLFCPALPAEKTEAICKLGYGFVNKIFLEYARPFWVWREGDIRFAWSPDELSDRNDWLKGISCIEELPGSQHVLCAWICGREAAEMELCSDEEVVESITKLLRQFTGDPTLPYPSNLLRSKWCMDQHFAGSYSYMAMDSTVGHQCDLASPLPGTCEPVAPILLFAGEATIPGHYSTVHGARLSGIREAERIIQLTKRFGGPPKSVSETSCKPCPAS from the exons ATGGCCGGCTTGTCAGCAGCACATCGCTTGGTACAATGCGGTCTACAAAATTTCACAATACTCGAAGCCACCGACAG aCCAGGCGGCAGAATCCACTCTTGCTGGCTCGGTGACGTTGTCGCGGAAATGGGAGCCACTTGGATCGAGGGTGGCTGCGTCGCCAACCCAGTATTTACGTTAGCGGCCCAGGAAGGTCTGTTGAAAGGCCCTCTGGTCAGGCGTGAGCCGGGCAAAGGACTTTTTTGCACGAGCGATGGACGAGCGATCGATCTTCCGGTCAGCATCACCGCTTACCACACATTTCGTCAGATCGAGCAACAGGCGGCGAGTCTTTTCACCCTGGGCTGTGGAAGGGCTCACGGTTCCCTACTCAATTTTATCGGTGTCAGAATTCAACAGGAACTGCACAATTTTCCTGAAGATCAAAG GTACGATGCGGCCCGAGTTATGTACGGATTGAGCAACTGTGTTCGTTGCCGATGCGGGGAGGATCTCTCGATGGTTTCGGCCGACCAATTCGGCAGCTACATCGAAATCCCGGGAGGCAATGTTCGCGTGCCGCTCGGTTACGTCGGTGTTTTGGCTCCGCTGCTCCGTGATCTTCCGAATTGTTCTTTGCGCTATTGTAAACCCGTGAGTTGCGTCAGATGGGGTGCTGTGAGCGATTCTTGTCCAAGGGCCGTTGTAAAGTGTTGCGACGGGGAAGAATTCTCCGCCGATTATGTGATCGTCAGTGTCCCACTCGGCGTACTCAAGCACCAGCACGACAAGCTCTTTTGTCCTGCTTTACCAGCCGAAAAAACTGAAGCGATTTGCAAACTCGGTTACGGATTCGTGAACAAAATCTTTCTCGAGTACGCGAGGCCCTTCTGGGTCTGGAGAGAAGGCGACATCCGGTTCGCTTGGTCACCCGACGAGTTGTCCGATCGCAATGATTGGCTCAAAG gaatttctTGCATCGAAGAGTTGCCGGGTTCCCAGCACGTCTTATGCGCCTGGATATGTGGACGCGAAGCAGCCGAAATGGAGTTATGCTCCGACGAAGAGGTGGTCGAATCCATTACGAAATTACTTCGTCAATTCACCGGAGATCCAACTCTTCCTTATCCGTCGAATCTTTTGCGAAGCAAGTGGTGCATGGATCAACATTTTGCAGGCTCGTACAGCTACATGGCGATGGACAGCACTGTTGGTCATCAATGCGACCTTGCCAGTCCTTTACCAG GTACTTGCGAGCCAGTAGCGCCTATTCTATTGTTCGCTGGTGAGGCAACAATTCCTGGCCATTACAGTACTGTACACGGGGCACGATTGAGCGGCATTCGAGAAGCCGAGAGAATAATACAGTTAACAAAACGTTTCGGTGGACCGCCAAAGTCGGTATCTGAAACCTCCTGCAAACCCTGTCCGgcttcataa
- the Ddc gene encoding aromatic-L-amino-acid decarboxylase has product MDPESFKDFAKEMADFIANYLENIRDRRVLPTVEPGYMKPLLPTEAPQSPEKWQDVMADIERVIMPGVTHWHSPRFHAYFPTAQSYPAIVADMLSGAIACIGFTWIASPACTELEVVMLDWLGKMLDLPNEFLACSGGKGGGVIQGTASEATLVALLGAKARKLHEVKEEHPDWKEPEIIGKLVAYGSCQAHSSVERAGLLGGVQFRLLPVDSKNKLRGETLAEAIREDREKGLIPFYAVATLGTTAACAFDRLDEMGPVANREGVWLHVDAAYAGSAFICPEFRYLMKGIENAESFDFNPHKWMLVNFDCSAMWLKDPTWVINAFNVDPLYLKHDQQGSAPDYRHWQIPLGRRFRALKLWFVLRLYGVENLQNFIRSHVSQAHEFEALVRGDPRFEIVAEVVLGLVCFRLKASNDVNEALLKKINGAGNIHLVPSKIEDMYFLRFAICSRFSESKDIQSSWREIKLRADELLDEQSIPK; this is encoded by the exons GAGAGTATTGCCAACGGTTGAGCCCGGATACATGAAGCCTTTGCTCCCAACCGAAGCTCCTCAATCACCAGAAAAATGGCAAGACGTAATGGCAGATATCGAACGAGTTATTATGCCAGGT GTTACTCACTGGCATAGCCCAAGATTCCACGCTTACTTTCCAACTGCTCAATCTTATCCGGCCATCGTAGCTGACATGCTCAGCGGAGCAATCGCTTGCATCGGATTTACTTGG ATTGCAAGTCCGGCTTGCACCGAGCTCGAAGTCGTGATGCTCGATTGGCTGGGAAAAATGCTCGATCTtccaaacgaatttttggctTGCAGCGGAGGAAAAGGCGGTGGCGTTATTCAG GGTACAGCTAGTGAAGCAACTCTCGTCGCTCTTTTGGGTGCCAAGGCACGAAAGCTTCACGAAGTGAAAGAGGAACATCCAGATTGGAAGGAGCCcgaaataattggaaaattgGTGGCTTATGGTTCAT GTCAAGCTCACAGCTCGGTGGAACGTGCCGGCCTCCTCGGTGGTGTGCAGTTTCGACTGCTTCCGGTTGATTCGAAAAACAAACTACGGGGAGAAACATTGGCCGAAGCAATTCGCGAGGATCGTGAAAAGGGCCTCATACCTTTTTACGCGGTTGCAACACTCGGGACGACTGCCGCATGCGCCTTTGATCGATTGGACGAAATGGGACCCGTCGCGAATCGGGAAGGTGTCTGGCTTCACGTTGATGCCGCATACGCAGGCTCGGCTTTCATTTGCCCCGAGTTTCGCTACCTCATGAAAGGCATTGAAAACGCCGAATCCTTCGATTTTAACCCGCATAAATGGATGCTCGTCAATTTCGATTGTTCTGCGATGTGGCTCAAGGATCCTACTTGGGTTATAAACGCTTTCAATGTTGATCCACTTTACCTCAAACACGACCAGCAAGGATCGGCTCCTGATTATCGA CACTGGCAGATCCCTCTGGGACGTCGTTTCCGGGCTCTGAAGCTTTGGTTCGTTTTGCGATTGTACGGTGTCGAGAATCTCCAAAACTTCATAAGAAGCCACGTCTCACAGGCTCATGAGTTTGAAGCTCTCGTGCGTGGGGATCCCCGATTCGAAATTGTTGCAGAAGTTGTCCTCGGCCTCGTTTGTTTCCGACTTAAG GCATCGAATGACGTCAACGAGGCCCTTTTGAAGAAGATCAACGGAGCTGGAAATATTCACCTCGTCCCATCAAAAATCGAAGACATGTACTTCCTTCGTTTTGCCATATGCTCGCGATTCAGCGAGAGCAAAGATATCCAAAGCTCTTGGCGGGAAATAAAACTCCGCGCTGACGAACTGCTCGACGAACaatccattcccaagtga